A window from Salvia miltiorrhiza cultivar Shanhuang (shh) chromosome 2, IMPLAD_Smil_shh, whole genome shotgun sequence encodes these proteins:
- the LOC131012843 gene encoding UDP-glycosyltransferase 79B3-like, with protein MGELSKAKLHIAMYPWVAIGHITPFIHLANELASRGHSISILLPNKALLQLGHHSLHPDLIKFHVITIPHVHGLPAGAETASDIDITEKDPLAIAFDSTAAQVEALLLSLNPDLVFYDFADWIPALAARVGCKTVCYNVICASCMAIGIVPARRIPRDRPMTEDELVQPPEGYPSSTVVLRGQEALTLSFIAMDYGASRFDTRITAAMSSCDAIGIRTCRELEGPMCDYLSEQYKKPVILSGPVLPAAAQGRLEEKWETWLGKFAPKSVLYCAFGSQMILKKKQFEELVLGFEMTGLPFFVAVSKPHGAETMEEALPEGFLERVGERGVVHGGWVQQTQILSHPSVGCFVSHCGFGSMWESLLSDCQIVLVPRLADQILNTRLLAGDLAVAVEVARGDMGWFSKEDLCAAVRSVMDAESEVGKLVKRNHAKWKDTFAAAGFMDNYIDTFIQQLYQL; from the coding sequence ATGGGTGAATTGTCAAAGGCGAAGCTCCACATAGCGATGTACCCATGGGTAGCCATAGGGCACATCACACCTTTCATCCACCTGGCCAACGAGCTCGCCTCGAGAGGCCACTCTATCTCCATTCTCCTCCCCAACAAGGCTCTCCTCCAGCTCGGCCACCACAGTCTCCACCCCGACCTCATCAAATTCCACGTCATCACCATCCCCCACGTCCACGGCCTCCCCGCGGGCGCCGAGACCGCCTCCGACATCGACATCACCGAGAAGGACCCGCTGGCCATCGCCTTCGACTCCACCGCCGCTCAGGTGGAGGCCCTCCTGCTCTCCCTCAACCCCGACCTCGTCTTCTACGACTTCGCCGACTGGATCCCCGCCCTCGCCGCCAGGGTCGGCTGCAAGACCGTTTGCTACAACGTCATCTGCGCCTCCTGCATGGCCATCGGCATCGTTCCGGCGCGGCGCATTCCCAGAGACAGGCCGATGACGGAGGATGAGCTGGTGCAGCCGCCGGAGGGCTACCCTTCCTCCACGGTGGTGCTCCGCGGCCAGGAAGCGCTCACGCTGTCGTTCATCGCCATGGACTACGGCGCCTCCAGGTTCGACACGCGGATAACCGCCGCCATGAGCAGCTGCGACGCCATCGGCATCCGCACCTGCCGCGAGCTCGAGGGGCCCATGTGCGACTACCTGTCGGAGCAGTACAAGAAGCCGGTCATCCTGAGCGGGCCGGTGCTGCCTGCGGCGGCACAGGGGCGGCTGGAGGAGAAGTGGGAAACGTGGCTGGGAAAATTCGCGCCGAAATCGGTGCTCTACTGCGCCTTCGGGAGCCAGATGATTCTGAAGAAGAAGCAGTTTGAGGAGCTGGTGCTGGGATTCGAGATGACGGGGTTGCCGTTCTTCGTGGCGGTGTCGAAGCCGCACGGGGCGGAGACGATGGAGGAGGCGCTGCCGGAGGGGTTCCTGGAGAGGGTGGGGGAGAGGGGGGTGGTGCACGGGGGGTGGGTGCAGCAGACTCAGATACTGAGCCACCCCTCCGTTGGCTGCTTCGTCAGCCACTGCGGCTTCGGGTCCATGTGGGAGTCGCTGCTGAGTGACTGCCAGATAGTGCTCGTGCCGCGCCTGGCGGATCAGATCCTCAACACGCGCCTGCTGGCCGGGGACCTCGCggtggcggtggaggtggcGCGTGGGGACATGGGGTGGTTCTCAAAGGAGGATTTGTGCGCGGCGGTTAGGTCTGTGATGGATGCGGAGAGCGAGGTGGGTAAATTGGTGAAGCGGAATCATGCTAAGTGGAAGGACACTTTTGCTGCCGCGGGTTTTATGGATAATTACATTGACACTTTCATCCAACAATTGTACCAACTCTAG